The following are encoded together in the Triticum dicoccoides isolate Atlit2015 ecotype Zavitan chromosome 6B, WEW_v2.0, whole genome shotgun sequence genome:
- the LOC119322386 gene encoding serine/threonine-protein kinase Nek6-like encodes MEQYEVVEQIGRGAYGTAYLVHHKAEKKRYVMKKIRLTKQNDKFQRTAYQEMSLMASLSNPYIVEYKDGWVDEGTSVCIVTSYCEGGDMAQRIKKARGVLFSEERVCRWFTQLLLALDYLHCNRVLHRDLKCSNILLTKDNNIRLADFGLAKLLMEDLASSVVGTPNYMCPEILADIPYGYKSDIWSLGCCMFEILAHRSAFKATDMATLVNKINRSSISPMPPIYSSSLKQIVKSMLRKNPEHRPTAGELLRHPYFQPYLAESVNCSPIYLPVKPNKSNLGDKQSRKPSGGRKKVGKASGSSEALQAAAEQTSETRDRSTNYSDLSTVGTQDACILQMSVDPEARNKEELTAHVLSPQHVEENLAATTDGQIDETIRLKTIRTRSPVEAAPVNSASQKVNEAPIPNDEMTIGVVQEHRKGVKTESCQGVKQGMGDVDVVTEESSPVSTLKLGNAGSAPAEFDHLNIVQQRADALESLLEICAKLLEQERLDELAGVLRPFGEGAVSSRETAIWLTKSLMTPPKLGGSP; translated from the exons ATGGAGCAGTACGAGGTGGTGGAGCAGATCGGCCGGGGCGCCTATGGCACCGCCTACCTCGTCCACCACAAGGCCGAGAAGAAGAG GTACGTGATGAAGAAGATCCGGCTGACCAAGCAGAACGACAAGTTCCAGCGGACCGCCTACCAGGAG ATGTCCCTCATGGCCAGCCTCAGCAACCCCTACATCGTCGAGTATAAGGACGGATGGGTCGACGAG GGGACCTCCGTCTGCATCGTCACAAGTTACTGCGAAGGAGGTGACAT GGCGCAGAGGATCAAGAAGGCAAGAGGCGTCCTCTTCTCGGAAGAG AGGGTGTGCCGGTGGTTCACACAGTTGCTCTTGGCCCTTGACTACCTGCACTGCAACCGCGTGCTCCACCGTGACCTCAAG TGTTCCAATATCTTGTTAACCAAGGATAACAACATACGACTTG CTGATTTCGGGTTAGCAAAATTACTCATGGAGGATCTTGCCTCGTCG GTAGTAGGAACCCCAAACTACATGTGCCCAGAAATACTCGCGGACATACCTTATGGTTACAAATCTGATATATGGTCGCTTG GTTGCTGTATGTTCGAGATTTTAGCACACCGCTCTGCATTCAAAGCTACA GACATGGCAACATTAGTCAACAAAATAAACAGATCGTCAATATCCCCAATGCCCCCAATATACTCATCGTCACT GAAGCAGATAGTTAAGAGTATGCTGAGGAAAAATCCAGAACATAGACCAACT GCTGGGGAGCTATTGAGACACCCATATTTCCAGCCATATCTGGCTGAATCAGTCAACTGCTCTCCAATCTACCTTCCAGTAAAACCCAACAAGAGTAACCTGGGAGACAAGCAGTCAAGAAAACCAAGTGGCGGCAGAAAGAAAGTCGGCAAAGCCAGCGGATCCAGCGAAGCATTACAAGCAGCAGCAGAGCAAACATCAGAAACAAGAGACAGGTCGACAAACTATTCAGATCTATCAACTGTTGGTACCCAGGATGCCTGCATTTTGCAAATGTCAGTGGATCCTGAAGCCAGAAACAAGGAAGAGCTAACAGCTCATGTTTTATCACCTCAACATGTAGAGGAGAATTTGGCAGCAACAACTGATGGACAGATTGATGAGACAATACGTCTTAAAACTATCAGAACCCGCAGTCCAGTAGAGGCTGCGCCGGTTAACAGTGCAAGTCAAAAGGTTAATGAGGCACCGATACCAAATGATGAAATGACGATTGGAGTGGTGCAAGAGCACAGGAAGGGTGTGAAGACAGAGTCTTGTCAAGGAGTAAAACAAGGCATGGGTGATGTAGATGTTGTCACGGAGGAATCATCACCAGTGAGCACGCTAAAATTGGGAAATGCAGGCAGCGCACCTGCCGAGTTTGATCATCTGAACATAGTGCAGCAGAGAGCTGATGCTCTAGAGTCACTTCTTGAGATATGTGCAAAGCTACTGGAGCAGGAGAGGCTTGATGAGCTCGCAGGTGTTCTTCGACCGTTTGGCGAAGGAGCTGTCTCATCTAGAGAGACCGCGATATGGCTGACGAAAAGTCTCATGACTCCACCAAAGCTTGGAGGGTCCCCATGA